From Weissella confusa, a single genomic window includes:
- the xylB gene encoding xylulokinase: MSEVVLGVDLGTSSVKISAVDRQGNIVAQQSYDYPLSQPKPGYSEQNPEDWVNGTTVAIVRLILDDGIKPEDIAGISYSGQMHGLVLLDDNNQVLRPAILWNDTRTTPQTKEIAEKMGQEFIDITRNKALEGFTLPKILWVKENEPEIFSQASSFVTPKDYVRYRMTGKLAMEISDAAGTVAMDVANRTWSKEVQEAFGLKPEFFPEIIEGPEFAGTISPKYAAFSGLTTETKVFGGAADNAAGAIGSAILQPNMVMSSIGTSGVVLKYEDNADADYKGKVHFFNHAIPGKFYSMGVTLAAGYALSWFKKTFAADEDFTAMVESAGKSTVGANGLLFTPYLVGERTPYADGDIRASWTGIDGTHKKSDFVRSVLEGIIFSFKDIFDIYEEAGTDFDTVVAIGGGAKSPLWLQIQADIFNKKVVSLKNEQGPGMGAAILAATGLGWFDTVQDAAAAWNSFDKEYLPDADRAARYAEIHAIYKQVYGATAEISHELLAFRRSAK; encoded by the coding sequence ATGAGCGAAGTCGTATTGGGTGTTGACCTAGGAACGTCATCAGTTAAGATCTCAGCTGTTGATCGTCAAGGAAACATCGTTGCACAACAATCATATGATTACCCACTATCACAACCAAAGCCAGGATACAGCGAGCAAAACCCAGAAGATTGGGTTAACGGTACGACTGTAGCCATCGTACGTTTGATTTTGGATGACGGCATCAAGCCTGAAGACATTGCTGGTATTTCATACTCAGGTCAAATGCACGGTTTGGTTTTGTTGGATGACAACAACCAAGTTTTGCGTCCAGCAATCTTGTGGAACGATACTCGTACTACGCCACAAACTAAGGAAATCGCTGAGAAGATGGGTCAAGAATTCATCGACATCACGCGTAACAAGGCTTTGGAAGGATTTACTTTGCCAAAGATCTTGTGGGTTAAGGAAAACGAGCCAGAAATCTTCTCACAAGCTTCTTCATTCGTAACGCCTAAGGATTACGTGCGTTACCGTATGACTGGTAAGTTGGCTATGGAAATTTCTGATGCCGCTGGTACGGTTGCAATGGACGTTGCTAACCGCACTTGGTCAAAGGAAGTTCAAGAAGCCTTTGGTTTGAAGCCAGAATTCTTCCCTGAGATTATCGAAGGACCAGAATTTGCTGGAACTATCTCACCAAAGTACGCTGCCTTCTCAGGCTTGACGACTGAGACTAAGGTATTTGGTGGAGCAGCCGACAACGCTGCTGGTGCCATCGGATCTGCAATTTTGCAACCTAACATGGTGATGTCATCAATCGGTACGTCAGGTGTTGTTTTGAAGTACGAAGACAACGCAGATGCTGACTACAAGGGTAAGGTTCACTTCTTCAACCACGCTATCCCTGGTAAGTTCTACTCAATGGGTGTTACTTTGGCCGCTGGATACGCTTTGTCATGGTTCAAGAAGACGTTTGCTGCTGATGAAGACTTCACGGCGATGGTTGAATCAGCTGGTAAGTCAACGGTTGGGGCTAACGGTTTGTTGTTCACGCCATACTTGGTAGGTGAGCGTACACCATACGCTGACGGTGACATCCGTGCTTCATGGACTGGTATCGACGGAACGCACAAGAAGTCTGACTTCGTTCGTTCAGTTTTGGAAGGAATTATCTTCTCATTCAAGGACATCTTTGATATCTACGAAGAAGCTGGTACTGACTTCGATACTGTTGTTGCCATCGGTGGTGGTGCTAAGTCACCATTGTGGTTGCAAATCCAAGCTGACATCTTCAACAAGAAGGTTGTTTCATTGAAGAACGAGCAAGGACCTGGAATGGGTGCCGCAATCTTGGCCGCTACTGGTTTGGGTTGGTTCGACACTGTTCAAGACGCTGCTGCTGCATGGAACTCATTTGACAAGGAATACTTGCCAGATGCAGATCGCGCTGCACGTTACGCAGAAATCCACGCTATCTACAAGCAAGTTTACGGCGCAACTGCTGAAATCTCACACGAGTTGTTGGCATTCCGTCGTTCAGCTAAGTAA
- a CDS encoding LysM domain-containing protein translates to METKQPQQYKFWLLVILGYIVLFVIGFYSPIVLDRVSGGSHNETTKTATTSSESSIDEAGTTPNDSVDTADEEVASESESTVAEDYAETASEPAATSEAEASSEAEPASESSSTSAATQLTVPQGTTAYSIAKQHGLTVAELQQMNPSINMDALQAGETIVVSH, encoded by the coding sequence ATGGAAACAAAGCAACCGCAACAATACAAGTTTTGGCTACTCGTTATTTTGGGATATATTGTTTTGTTTGTTATTGGCTTCTATTCACCAATTGTTTTGGATCGTGTGAGTGGTGGTTCACATAACGAAACAACGAAGACAGCCACAACGAGTTCAGAAAGTTCTATCGATGAAGCAGGCACAACACCAAACGACTCTGTTGATACGGCAGATGAGGAAGTTGCGTCTGAGTCTGAATCAACCGTAGCCGAGGATTATGCCGAAACGGCAAGTGAACCAGCTGCAACAAGTGAGGCAGAAGCATCAAGTGAAGCTGAGCCAGCGTCTGAGAGTTCATCAACAAGTGCTGCAACGCAATTGACAGTGCCTCAAGGAACGACAGCTTATTCAATTGCTAAGCAACATGGCCTAACAGTGGCTGAGTTGCAACAAATGAACCCATCAATTAATATGGATGCCCTGCAAGCTGGCGAAACAATTGTCGTTAGCCACTAA
- a CDS encoding MFS transporter, with protein sequence MTEKVSPRVVWSIVATAILGFVGILTETSMNVTFPDLIKQFNVPMGTVQWLTTAYLLIVALMMTTSAYLKAVMSPRKIFILGMISFVIGDIISIFAPSFWPLLIGRLIMAVGTGIALPLVFNVILMSIPPMQLGKYMGFGGLILSLAPALGPVYGGLVTYWLGWRAIFVIVLPIMLISLVMGWRTLPSEHQAEAASFDWWQFIVLGVSLTTALLALGELESGKISATIIVLAVIAIVAMVLFIRIAGKSTKKLLNLSVFKSKGMVFALLIYATSQAINLAVNFAIPQYAQLTLGATTMVAGAVLMPGSLLGSISSPMYGAFYDRAGATKPLTIGSISFFVVMVIFSIMAPSITSIGLTVMYALFTLGRNLAFNTSMTAGVAEVPREVSGDVNAIFNTIQQFAGAVGTAIAALFIKTTSATPAAIAHQTATGLGHLFWFSTVFAGLSLIWLFGFTKTKTGK encoded by the coding sequence ATGACAGAAAAAGTTTCACCACGAGTCGTTTGGTCGATTGTTGCGACTGCGATTCTAGGGTTTGTCGGTATTTTGACGGAAACGTCAATGAACGTGACGTTCCCGGATTTGATTAAGCAATTTAATGTTCCAATGGGAACAGTGCAATGGCTAACAACAGCCTATTTGTTGATTGTGGCTTTGATGATGACGACATCAGCTTATCTAAAGGCGGTGATGAGTCCACGCAAGATTTTTATTTTGGGTATGATTTCATTTGTTATCGGTGATATTATTTCCATCTTTGCCCCAAGTTTCTGGCCGTTGTTGATTGGTCGACTCATCATGGCCGTTGGAACCGGAATTGCGTTGCCATTGGTCTTTAACGTAATCTTGATGAGTATTCCGCCAATGCAACTCGGTAAGTACATGGGCTTCGGTGGCTTGATTTTGTCACTGGCGCCCGCGCTTGGCCCAGTGTACGGTGGTTTGGTGACTTATTGGCTTGGCTGGCGTGCCATCTTCGTGATTGTGTTGCCAATTATGCTGATTAGTTTGGTGATGGGATGGCGCACGTTGCCAAGTGAACACCAAGCTGAAGCGGCTAGTTTTGATTGGTGGCAATTCATTGTTTTGGGTGTGTCATTGACGACGGCCTTGTTGGCGCTTGGCGAATTGGAGTCTGGTAAGATTTCAGCCACGATTATTGTATTGGCAGTGATTGCGATTGTCGCAATGGTGCTCTTCATTCGGATTGCTGGTAAGTCAACGAAGAAGCTGTTGAACTTGTCGGTGTTCAAGAGCAAGGGAATGGTCTTTGCGTTGCTAATTTACGCAACGTCACAAGCGATTAACTTAGCTGTGAACTTCGCAATTCCGCAATATGCGCAATTGACGTTGGGTGCAACGACAATGGTTGCTGGTGCAGTATTGATGCCGGGATCATTGTTAGGATCAATCTCATCACCAATGTACGGAGCGTTTTATGATCGTGCTGGTGCGACAAAGCCGTTGACGATTGGTTCAATTAGTTTCTTTGTTGTCATGGTTATTTTTTCAATCATGGCACCATCAATTACATCAATTGGTTTAACGGTCATGTACGCGTTGTTCACGTTGGGTCGTAATTTGGCGTTCAATACATCAATGACGGCGGGTGTTGCCGAAGTGCCACGTGAAGTATCTGGTGACGTGAACGCCATTTTCAACACAATCCAGCAATTTGCTGGTGCAGTCGGAACGGCGATTGCAGCGTTGTTTATTAAGACAACCAGCGCAACGCCGGCAGCGATTGCTCATCAAACCGCCACTGGCTTGGGCCACTTGTTCTGGTTCAGCACGGTATTTGCCGGTTTGAGTTTGATTTGGCTCTTTGGTTTCACAAAGACAAAGACAGGAAAATAG
- a CDS encoding PTS sugar transporter subunit IIC encodes MKKVTELLERYLMPIGSKLAANKALNAVRDGIAYAMPLVIVGSLTMLIANGFSIDSFKTWLIDNGTFDWLVKITNGTFGLMGLVAVFGIAYRYAQELKVDGVSAGIIALSGYVISTPTIMAKAGEGFPLTYMGAAGLFASILIALVSTSIFAWFMKKDIRIKMPDGVPPAVANSFAALIPGAVIVLLWGAIYAGLAATPMASIHGILQLVLGGPLSAFGGSLAGAIVVSIVTSLFWFIGVHGGNVTGAIMSPIWLGLMAENAKVYSQNADATMPHIVTQPFMDLFVYLGGGGATIGLVAAMILTAKSKEFKTLAKLITPPGLFNINEPTMFGTPVVLNVYLLIPFIFVPVINAIIAYVTMATGIVHATVGVVIPWTMPPIISGFLATGSHVSGAVLQIVLFVLDTLLYIPFFKLVDRQRQVLEGQQVADETPEEVAFQEKVTEA; translated from the coding sequence ATGAAGAAAGTGACAGAGTTGCTGGAACGTTATTTGATGCCAATTGGGTCGAAATTGGCTGCCAATAAGGCATTGAATGCCGTTCGTGATGGAATTGCGTATGCGATGCCATTGGTTATTGTGGGGTCTTTGACGATGTTGATTGCCAATGGGTTCTCAATTGATTCGTTCAAGACTTGGTTAATCGATAACGGAACGTTTGACTGGTTGGTTAAGATTACCAATGGAACGTTCGGTTTGATGGGGTTGGTAGCGGTATTTGGTATTGCTTACCGTTATGCACAAGAATTGAAGGTTGATGGGGTATCAGCAGGTATTATTGCCTTGTCTGGTTACGTTATCTCAACGCCAACGATTATGGCGAAGGCAGGGGAAGGTTTCCCGTTGACGTACATGGGAGCGGCAGGATTGTTTGCCTCAATCTTGATTGCTTTGGTATCAACGAGCATCTTCGCTTGGTTTATGAAGAAAGATATTCGTATTAAGATGCCTGATGGCGTGCCACCTGCTGTTGCAAACTCATTTGCAGCCTTGATTCCAGGAGCGGTTATCGTATTGCTTTGGGGTGCTATCTACGCTGGTTTGGCTGCGACGCCAATGGCTTCAATCCACGGAATCTTGCAATTGGTATTGGGTGGTCCGTTGTCAGCCTTTGGTGGTTCATTGGCCGGTGCGATTGTTGTTTCAATCGTGACGTCATTGTTCTGGTTCATCGGTGTGCACGGTGGTAACGTTACCGGTGCCATCATGTCACCAATCTGGCTAGGATTGATGGCCGAAAATGCTAAGGTTTACTCACAAAACGCGGACGCAACGATGCCACACATCGTAACGCAACCATTTATGGATTTGTTTGTTTACCTTGGTGGTGGTGGTGCAACAATTGGTTTGGTTGCAGCCATGATTTTGACGGCTAAGAGTAAGGAATTTAAGACGTTGGCTAAGTTGATCACGCCACCTGGGTTGTTCAACATTAACGAGCCAACGATGTTCGGAACGCCAGTTGTTTTGAATGTTTACTTGTTGATTCCATTTATTTTCGTACCAGTTATCAATGCCATCATCGCATATGTTACGATGGCAACAGGGATTGTTCACGCAACGGTTGGTGTTGTGATTCCTTGGACGATGCCACCAATCATTTCTGGATTCTTGGCTACTGGTTCACACGTCTCAGGTGCGGTTTTGCAAATTGTTTTGTTCGTACTTGATACGTTGCTATACATCCCATTCTTCAAGTTGGTTGACCGTCAACGTCAAGTGCTTGAAGGGCAACAAGTTGCAGACGAAACGCCAGAAGAAGTGGCGTTTCAAGAGAAGGTAACGGAGGCCTAG
- a CDS encoding DUF871 domain-containing protein yields the protein MGELGISVYPSRASVADNIAYIEKAASYGYTRIFTSLLELTPDMTDLLDQYKQVIMRGNELGMKTILDINPELFEQLGTSYTDLRLFSEMGAWGLRLDLGFTGAEEAQMTHNPYGLKIELNMSRGQHYIDLIMDFGVNRDNLIGSHNFYPQRFTGLGRDYFAETSLQYRHYGLRTAAFVNAPSGSFGPWPVSDGLVSMEDHRNLPIATQVQELRFNGLVDDVLIADAFADDADLQAAADAFNRTMVGLRVVEEPLVSKVSKQVLYDQPQMYRGDRSDYVLRSTQTRVKYKAEDFPAFNTVDVTRGDVIIDNNDYGQYKGELQIALRDLPNDSRINVVGHIHPEDMALLSLIQPWHGFTLEPAEKL from the coding sequence ATGGGGGAATTAGGTATTTCAGTGTATCCATCACGTGCGAGCGTGGCGGATAACATTGCATACATCGAAAAGGCGGCCAGCTACGGCTACACCCGCATTTTCACATCATTGTTAGAGTTGACGCCAGATATGACGGATTTGTTGGATCAATACAAGCAAGTCATCATGCGCGGAAACGAATTGGGGATGAAGACGATTTTGGACATCAATCCGGAATTGTTCGAGCAACTAGGAACAAGCTACACGGATTTGCGCCTATTCTCTGAAATGGGTGCTTGGGGACTTCGTTTGGATTTAGGTTTCACGGGTGCTGAAGAAGCGCAAATGACGCATAATCCATACGGGTTGAAGATTGAATTGAACATGTCACGTGGCCAACACTACATTGATTTGATCATGGATTTTGGTGTTAACCGTGATAACTTGATTGGATCACACAATTTTTACCCACAACGCTTTACGGGATTAGGACGTGACTACTTTGCAGAAACGTCTTTGCAATACCGTCACTACGGATTGCGTACAGCAGCGTTTGTTAACGCGCCAAGTGGTTCATTTGGGCCATGGCCAGTGAGTGATGGTTTGGTATCAATGGAAGATCACCGTAACTTGCCAATCGCAACGCAAGTGCAAGAATTGCGCTTCAACGGACTGGTAGATGACGTGTTGATTGCCGATGCGTTTGCGGATGATGCTGATTTGCAAGCCGCAGCGGATGCGTTCAACCGTACGATGGTTGGGCTACGTGTTGTGGAGGAACCTTTGGTATCTAAGGTTTCAAAGCAAGTGTTGTATGACCAACCACAAATGTATCGTGGTGATCGTTCAGACTATGTGCTACGTTCAACGCAAACACGCGTGAAGTACAAGGCTGAAGATTTCCCAGCGTTTAACACGGTTGATGTTACGCGTGGGGATGTCATTATCGACAACAATGACTATGGACAATACAAGGGTGAGTTGCAGATTGCGCTACGCGATTTGCCAAACGACAGCCGCATCAACGTGGTCGGTCATATCCATCCCGAGGACATGGCATTGTTATCATTGATTCAACCATGGCACGGTTTCACATTGGAGCCGGCTGAAAAGTTGTAG
- the cbpA gene encoding cyclic di-AMP binding protein CbpA, protein MLATLIKSRDVLTTVSENATLQDALDIFNNSNFRAIPILDESGQLFRGAIYKMHIYRHQVDGGDMNLPVTTYMRNMTKFVGVEATFFEMFFTLRDLPFISVLDKDNHFMGIMTHSRMMKLMSDSWQTDDGRYTLTLVTDGERGSLEKAAKIITRYTQISSSMTLNPDNNPRTVRILFTLPDSVNEGTLSKIIKVLSRKGFHLESLEDLSKSNYM, encoded by the coding sequence ATGCTAGCAACTTTAATTAAGTCCCGTGACGTATTGACGACGGTCAGCGAAAATGCGACGTTGCAAGATGCCTTGGACATCTTTAATAACTCAAATTTCCGTGCAATTCCAATCTTGGATGAGAGTGGTCAATTGTTCCGCGGTGCGATCTATAAGATGCACATCTACCGACACCAAGTTGATGGCGGAGATATGAATCTGCCGGTGACAACTTACATGCGTAACATGACGAAGTTCGTTGGCGTTGAAGCGACGTTCTTTGAGATGTTCTTTACGCTTCGTGATTTGCCATTCATCTCTGTTTTGGATAAGGATAATCATTTCATGGGGATTATGACGCACAGTCGTATGATGAAGTTGATGTCTGACTCATGGCAAACGGACGATGGGCGCTACACATTGACGCTTGTGACGGATGGTGAACGCGGTAGCTTGGAAAAGGCTGCTAAGATTATTACGCGTTATACGCAAATTTCATCATCAATGACGTTGAATCCCGATAACAACCCACGTACGGTACGTATTTTATTTACGTTGCCTGACTCAGTTAATGAAGGAACGTTGTCAAAGATTATCAAGGTGCTGTCACGCAAGGGGTTCCACTTGGAGTCGTTGGAAGACCTATCAAAATCAAATTATATGTAA
- a CDS encoding TetR/AcrR family transcriptional regulator produces the protein MKQAERNAQTQQLIKEAFIHLINEKGFNSLTVSDITREAGVSRGTFYVHYTDKFELLTKIEDELIDNIAAALTANLAEPLSNHTPEDFSGAPYKVFNQALGYVNQERETMRALLSSNGHPQFFNRIKELVDHLFTRQLTQNHGRFSSELPIDYTKEIALNSILNIVRHWLDKDEPESPEELAEILMKSRFMAPHELITFN, from the coding sequence ATGAAACAGGCAGAACGAAATGCGCAAACACAGCAACTCATTAAAGAAGCTTTTATTCATTTAATTAATGAAAAAGGCTTTAACAGTTTAACTGTTTCAGACATCACGCGCGAAGCTGGCGTGAGTCGTGGTACCTTCTACGTCCACTACACCGACAAGTTTGAACTGCTAACTAAAATCGAAGATGAATTGATTGATAATATCGCTGCTGCTTTAACAGCCAATTTGGCTGAGCCACTTTCTAACCACACCCCTGAAGATTTCTCAGGTGCGCCTTATAAAGTGTTTAATCAAGCGCTTGGGTATGTTAATCAAGAACGCGAAACGATGCGCGCACTGCTCTCATCGAATGGCCATCCCCAATTCTTCAACCGCATTAAGGAGTTGGTCGATCACCTATTCACCCGCCAGTTAACGCAAAATCATGGTCGTTTTTCAAGCGAACTGCCTATCGATTACACCAAGGAAATCGCCCTAAACAGCATTTTGAACATCGTGCGTCACTGGCTTGATAAGGACGAGCCTGAGTCACCCGAAGAGTTGGCTGAAATCTTGATGAAGAGTCGTTTCATGGCTCCTCACGAACTAATCACATTCAACTGA
- a CDS encoding YhgE/Pip family protein codes for MFKAEWEYLKKHKFFMLVIVVLFFVPSIYAVTFLSSLWDPYGQVKNLPVAIVNKDKSVNYEGQKLAVGDDLEKELRKSKAMDFHFPSEEEAKAGLKDGKYYTVITIPSDFSKDATTLLDKEPKQMKLDYETSSGHSFIAGKLSESGAKEISQNVSEQVTKTYAKTIFAEMKKVGKGMGTAADANKQLADGTTQIKSGSDQLTSGLQTLSASTLQFNDGAQTLTQGLSQYVDGVAQADSGSQQVTAGLGQLNSQVPALVGGVSQLANGSNQVTAGLGQLNSQVPTLAGGVSQLANGSNQLTAGIGQLNSQVPTLVGGVNQLAAGGNTLTSGVQQYTAGVNQAASGSEQLANGVDQLNQQLKGQDFEGKITTLQTQVAMLQDIAKDMPSNEQLQAQLQTAQTHLDNLNKATADDAAAMPANVDKAFADAGVQVTPEQKAKIAASLTADVNNSETSKQIEPIVKDIAALSEQINAFNNAHGSQITQLAEAANNTDLNDVNTQLEQMKALPGAINTLDEKTHELSAGLNQLAGKSTDLQSGATQLNNGLNTLNGKTSDLSNGTNALMTGATQLNNGLNTLNGKTSDLSNGVSALTNGSTQVSDGLNTLNGKTGDLSNGASQLLAGSSQLTTGLDTLNSKRSELNSGAGQLADGARQLNGGANQLTTGAEQLSPALAQVQAGNQTLADKMGSAAKQVNDTKATNKTFKQIAAPATAKQTEKDHVANNGTGMVPYMFSVAMFVGMMALNLMLDMISPRTKISSLAAWMGSKMVMLFGIAVMAATVLYGLSISILGLDPIHPLQTYGFMILISLMDAALVTAIYMWFDKAGAFAAMVLLVFQLSGSAGTYPIQLSNAFFEWLHPYLPMTYTVDGLRETIMIGGSAMPQVEVLFSIFVVSIIAMVIYYVSHRRHYSMMQDIAEA; via the coding sequence GTGTTTAAAGCAGAATGGGAATATTTGAAGAAGCACAAGTTCTTCATGTTGGTTATCGTCGTATTGTTCTTCGTACCATCGATATACGCGGTAACCTTTTTGAGCTCATTATGGGATCCTTATGGTCAGGTGAAGAATTTGCCAGTCGCCATTGTTAATAAGGATAAGTCAGTCAATTATGAAGGACAGAAGCTTGCAGTTGGTGATGACCTTGAAAAGGAGCTACGCAAGTCGAAGGCAATGGATTTCCATTTCCCTTCAGAAGAAGAAGCTAAGGCCGGCTTGAAGGATGGCAAGTACTACACAGTCATCACGATTCCAAGCGACTTTTCTAAGGACGCCACGACGCTCTTGGACAAAGAGCCAAAGCAAATGAAGCTTGATTATGAGACGAGTTCAGGTCACAGTTTCATCGCAGGTAAGTTGTCAGAATCAGGGGCTAAGGAAATTAGCCAGAATGTATCAGAGCAAGTCACGAAGACTTACGCTAAGACGATTTTTGCTGAGATGAAGAAGGTCGGCAAGGGGATGGGTACGGCCGCTGATGCTAACAAGCAATTGGCTGATGGGACAACCCAAATCAAGTCAGGTTCTGATCAATTAACGAGTGGGTTGCAGACGTTATCTGCAAGTACGTTGCAATTCAACGATGGTGCCCAAACGTTGACGCAAGGATTATCACAATACGTTGACGGTGTCGCACAAGCTGATTCAGGTAGCCAGCAAGTAACGGCCGGACTTGGCCAATTGAATAGCCAAGTGCCTGCTTTGGTTGGTGGTGTTAGCCAATTGGCAAACGGTAGCAATCAAGTGACGGCCGGACTTGGTCAATTAAACAGTCAAGTGCCAACACTGGCAGGTGGTGTTAGCCAGTTAGCAAACGGTAGCAACCAACTAACAGCTGGTATTGGTCAATTGAATAGCCAAGTGCCAACGTTGGTTGGTGGTGTTAACCAATTGGCGGCAGGTGGTAATACGCTAACATCAGGCGTGCAACAATACACGGCTGGCGTCAACCAAGCAGCATCTGGTAGTGAGCAACTTGCTAACGGTGTGGATCAATTGAACCAACAATTGAAGGGCCAAGATTTTGAAGGCAAGATTACAACGTTGCAAACGCAAGTGGCGATGCTACAAGATATCGCTAAGGATATGCCTTCGAATGAACAACTCCAAGCGCAGTTGCAGACTGCTCAAACGCACTTGGATAATTTGAACAAGGCGACTGCAGATGATGCCGCAGCAATGCCGGCAAATGTTGATAAGGCGTTTGCTGATGCTGGTGTACAGGTGACGCCAGAGCAAAAGGCAAAGATTGCCGCATCATTGACTGCAGACGTTAACAACAGTGAAACGTCTAAGCAAATTGAGCCAATTGTTAAGGACATTGCGGCCCTTTCAGAACAAATTAATGCGTTTAATAATGCGCACGGAAGTCAAATCACACAACTGGCTGAGGCAGCCAATAACACGGATTTGAACGATGTGAACACGCAACTTGAGCAAATGAAGGCGTTGCCAGGTGCAATTAATACCCTAGATGAAAAAACGCATGAGTTGTCAGCAGGTTTGAACCAATTGGCTGGTAAGTCAACTGATTTGCAAAGCGGCGCAACGCAATTGAACAACGGTTTGAATACGTTGAACGGCAAGACGAGTGACTTGTCAAACGGGACGAATGCCTTGATGACCGGTGCAACGCAATTGAATAATGGTTTGAATACGTTGAACGGTAAGACAAGTGACCTATCAAATGGTGTCAGTGCGTTGACGAACGGATCAACGCAAGTGAGCGATGGTCTAAACACGTTGAATGGTAAGACTGGTGACCTATCAAACGGAGCTAGCCAATTGTTGGCCGGTTCAAGTCAATTAACGACCGGTTTGGATACACTAAACAGCAAGCGCAGTGAGTTGAACAGTGGTGCTGGTCAATTGGCCGATGGCGCTCGTCAACTTAATGGTGGAGCTAACCAATTGACGACGGGTGCTGAGCAATTGAGCCCAGCGTTGGCACAGGTGCAAGCTGGTAACCAAACGTTGGCTGATAAGATGGGTTCAGCAGCTAAGCAAGTTAACGACACCAAGGCAACCAACAAGACGTTTAAGCAAATTGCAGCCCCTGCAACGGCAAAGCAAACCGAAAAGGATCATGTTGCTAACAACGGAACTGGTATGGTGCCATACATGTTCTCAGTTGCCATGTTCGTTGGTATGATGGCGCTGAACTTGATGCTTGATATGATTTCACCACGCACTAAGATTAGTTCTTTGGCTGCTTGGATGGGATCAAAGATGGTCATGTTGTTCGGTATCGCCGTTATGGCGGCAACTGTTTTGTATGGTTTGAGTATTAGTATTTTGGGACTAGATCCAATTCACCCATTACAAACATATGGCTTTATGATACTTATCTCATTGATGGATGCTGCGTTAGTAACAGCTATCTACATGTGGTTCGATAAGGCTGGTGCGTTTGCTGCCATGGTTCTATTGGTCTTCCAATTGAGTGGTTCAGCTGGAACGTATCCAATTCAATTGTCTAATGCATTCTTTGAGTGGTTGCACCCATACTTGCCAATGACTTATACGGTTGATGGTTTGCGTGAGACAATCATGATTGGCGGCTCAGCAATGCCACAAGTTGAAGTGCTATTTAGCATTTTTGTCGTATCAATTATTGCGATGGTGATTTACTATGTTAGCCACCGTCGTCACTACAGCATGATGCAAGATATTGCCGAGGCATAA